A genomic region of Nerophis lumbriciformis linkage group LG28, RoL_Nlum_v2.1, whole genome shotgun sequence contains the following coding sequences:
- the LOC140680200 gene encoding uncharacterized protein, with translation MDHMMSHSSDHSDHIQKPLESKNDSKGDTRHHTNNKHFDCSECGKLFRKKCNFTVHMRIHTGEKPFTCSVCKKSFSRKECMTTHMRTHTGEKPFACSVCKKSFFRKGDMTIHMRMHTGEKPFTCSVCKKNFFQKGNMTTHMRTHTGEKPFACSACTKRFNTENDMILHMKTHTGEKPFTCSVCKKNFFQKGNMTTHMRTHTGEKPFACSACTKRFNTENDMILHMKTHTGEKPFTCSVCKKNFFQKGNMTTHMRTHTGEKPFACSACAKRFNTKNDMTLHMRTHTGEKPFTCSVCKKSFSTKHHMTRHMRTHTGDKPFACSVCA, from the coding sequence atggaccacatgatgtcacactcttctgatcacagtgaccacatccaaaaacctttggagagtaaaaatgactctaaaggtgatacgagacatcacactaacaacaaacactttgactgctccgAATGTGGGAAATTATTTAGAAAGAAGTGTAattttacagtacacatgagaatacatactggagagaaaccttttacttgctctgtttgtaagaagagtttctccagaaaggaatgcatgaccacacacatgagaacacacactggagagaaaccttttgcttgctccgtttgtaagaagagtttcttcagaaagggtgacatgaccatacacatgagaatgcacactggagagaaaccttttacttgctctgtttgtaagaaaaaTTTCTTCCAAAAGggtaacatgaccacacacatgagaacacacactggagagaaaccttttgcttgctcagcttgcactaaaagattcaacactgagaatgacatgatattacacatgaaaacacacactggagagaaaccttttacttgctctgtttgtaagaaaaaTTTCTTCCAAAAGggtaacatgaccacacacatgagaacacacactggagagaaaccttttgcttgctcagcttgcactaaaagattcaacactgagaatgacatgatattacacatgaaaacacacactggagagaaaccttttacttgctctgtttgtaagaaaaaTTTCTTCCAAAAGggtaacatgaccacacacatgagaacacacactggagagaaaccttttgcttgctcagcttgtgctaaaagattcaacactaagaatgacatgacattacacatgagaacacacacaggtgagaaaccttttacttgctctgtttgtaagaagagtttctccacaaagcatcacatgaccagacacatgagaacacacactggagataaaccttttgcttgctcagtttgTGCTTAA